The following proteins are co-located in the Mus caroli chromosome 7, CAROLI_EIJ_v1.1, whole genome shotgun sequence genome:
- the LOC110298361 gene encoding MAPK-interacting and spindle-stabilizing protein, with product MYPFIPPARLLPGSPASFLPSGPSCPQPNGPYPGPAVRVRGPTRSYVTTNVPFPELPRPNSAPTDPVGPLGTQGSMSSGPWAPGMGGQHTNAPYLFPEPSPTPPLPVSGAPPVAWVTVPPGAWEPPAQYPTPEASYPTPGLQPSPNNPYQLPPGPSGASPVPGSLHRMNELPGGSPSDSSNPESTLESTGQKKHLKLDSKSIKRRRSKKKSKRVTWGDIKTLTHKAETLGKQQGHNTTDPKMMLLCLMTMLHVNSQRESEGSQ from the coding sequence ATGTATCCCTTCATCCCTCCAGCCAGACTACTCCCAGGATCTCcagcatcctttcttccttctggacCATCGTGTCCCCAACCTAATGGTCCATATCCAGGCCCTGCTGTACGAGTCCGTGGCCCCACAAGGTCATATGTTACAACAAATGTGCCCTTTCCAGAGTTACCTAGGCCAAATAGCGCACCCACAGATCCAGTTGGTCCTTTAGGTACACAGGGATCCATGTCTTCTGGACCCTGGGCACCAGGAATGGGAGGGCAGCACACTAATGCACCATATCTATTTCCAGAGCCatctcccactcctcctcttccaGTGTCAGGAGCACCACCTGTTGCATGGGTCACAGTGCCACCGGGAGCCTGGGAACCACCAGCACAGTATCCTACTCCTGAAGCATCATATCCCACCCCAGGACTCCAGCCCTCCCCGAATAATCCTTACCAACTGCCGCCAGGACCTTCTGGTGCTTCACCAGTGCCTGGTAGCCTCCATAGAATGAATGAGCTCCCGGGTGGCTCCCCTTCTGATTCGTCCAACCCGGAGAGCACCTTGGAGAGCACTGGACAAAAGAAGCACCTGAAGCTAGACAGCAAATCCATCAAGAGGAGACGAtccaagaagaaaagcaagcgGGTGACCTGGGGAGACATCAAGACTTTAACTCACAAAGCTGAAACCTTGGGGAAACAACAAGGACACAATACCACTGACCCCAAAATGATGCTGCTATGTTTAATGACTATGCTGCATGTTAATTCTCAGCGTGAAAGTGAAGGGTCTCAATGA